One window from the genome of Pelodictyon luteolum DSM 273 encodes:
- a CDS encoding ATP-binding protein — MTQILSATLKAELRNSRIAANIARSTAEVFAEERHFSGNVQEFGHTFELAVSEAFTNSVNYRDPSIKDITVTIGFEEESNALTASVTDMNAPFNIHPPEPEITEYPEGGFGLFIIWKLMDEVSCSREGQSNVLSMKKFISRPENP, encoded by the coding sequence ATGACTCAAATTCTTTCGGCAACCCTCAAAGCTGAACTTAGAAACAGCCGGATCGCCGCAAATATCGCCCGCTCAACCGCTGAAGTTTTTGCCGAAGAGCGCCACTTTTCCGGAAATGTCCAGGAGTTCGGCCACACCTTTGAACTCGCCGTAAGCGAAGCGTTCACCAACTCCGTCAACTACAGGGATCCGAGCATCAAAGACATTACCGTGACAATCGGCTTTGAGGAGGAAAGCAACGCACTGACGGCCAGCGTGACAGACATGAACGCCCCGTTCAACATCCACCCTCCTGAACCCGAAATCACTGAATATCCGGAAGGGGGATTCGGACTGTTCATCATCTGGAAGCTCATGGACGAAGTCTCATGCAGTCGGGAAGGACAGAGCAATGTGCTCTCCATGAAAAAATTCATCAGCAGGCCTGAAAACCCATAA
- a CDS encoding STAS domain-containing protein translates to MNIAESTINGIKVLSLEGVLNAASSPKFKAYLETADHSGPMIINLEQVEFIDSSGLGLLVRLARQKKSANEALKLAKMNDRVKRVFEITQAHSLFDIYDDIQAAAGN, encoded by the coding sequence ATGAATATTGCAGAATCCACCATCAACGGCATAAAGGTACTCTCACTGGAGGGAGTACTCAACGCAGCTTCATCGCCAAAGTTCAAAGCCTATCTTGAAACGGCAGATCACTCCGGACCCATGATCATCAATCTGGAGCAGGTCGAGTTCATTGACAGCAGCGGGCTGGGGCTGCTGGTTAGGCTTGCCAGACAGAAAAAATCGGCCAATGAAGCCCTGAAACTGGCAAAGATGAATGACCGGGTGAAGCGCGTGTTCGAGATCACTCAGGCACACAGCCTCTTCGACATATATGATGACATTCAGGCAGCTGCCGGCAACTAA
- a CDS encoding glycosyltransferase family 2 protein, with the protein MVSVIIVSFNTREILAECLMSLFRHAGEVPMEVFVVDNASKDGSPSMVRERFPAVRLIENSDNRGFAAANNQAYTLSQGDYVVLLNPDAYLQPESLANAVAFMDRTTGCGLSGGKIISPKGTLEPSARRFPSIRSKLLTISGISGRYPRSPILNRHEFGGFNHDAPMEVDWVPGTFTIVRRSMLESIGFFDERFYLYYEETDLCRRAKNAGWSVYFIPDASVIHIGGACSKTRKEKTFDDSGSQVLSFRLRSECLYYRKNHGAAMLIASTGLEIFWNLLIFTKNMVIPSEEAQRKRTASIGIGKQTLRALKDTRFGTISPPTPW; encoded by the coding sequence ATGGTATCGGTCATCATCGTCAGTTTCAACACCCGGGAAATCCTTGCAGAGTGCCTCATGAGCCTGTTCCGACATGCCGGAGAAGTCCCTATGGAAGTCTTCGTTGTCGACAACGCGTCCAAAGACGGATCCCCGTCGATGGTCAGGGAACGGTTTCCTGCAGTCCGGTTGATTGAAAACAGTGACAACCGGGGGTTTGCAGCAGCTAACAATCAGGCATACACGCTCTCGCAGGGTGACTATGTCGTCCTGCTCAACCCGGATGCCTACCTTCAGCCCGAATCTCTGGCCAACGCGGTTGCATTCATGGACAGAACCACCGGATGCGGGCTCTCTGGCGGAAAAATCATCTCCCCCAAGGGAACGCTCGAACCCTCGGCAAGGCGCTTTCCCTCAATCCGCTCAAAACTGCTGACCATCTCCGGCATCAGCGGCAGGTACCCCCGCTCCCCCATCCTGAACCGCCATGAATTCGGTGGATTCAACCACGACGCCCCCATGGAGGTCGACTGGGTCCCCGGGACCTTCACCATCGTCCGCCGGAGCATGCTTGAGTCGATCGGTTTTTTCGACGAACGCTTCTATCTCTATTACGAAGAAACAGACCTCTGCCGCCGTGCGAAAAATGCAGGCTGGAGCGTGTATTTCATTCCCGATGCGTCAGTCATACATATCGGCGGAGCATGCAGCAAGACGAGAAAGGAAAAGACTTTTGACGATTCAGGATCACAGGTGCTCTCCTTCCGACTCCGCAGCGAATGCCTCTACTACAGAAAAAACCATGGAGCTGCAATGCTTATCGCATCAACAGGACTTGAAATCTTCTGGAACCTTCTGATCTTCACCAAAAACATGGTTATCCCCTCGGAAGAGGCGCAGAGAAAACGCACGGCATCGATTGGCATCGGCAAACAGACCCTCCGTGCACTAAAAGACACCCGCTTTGGCACAATCTCACCACCAACTCCATGGTAA
- a CDS encoding sugar transferase, whose product MLVTLCNKPFIEYLIDFAILSGSEALRIASDSPITDLENYCGNGSRWGITIDYAHILFEDDQERLLEKNRQFCSRGKTMLIEKTLFVAYDKKNDYRLWLRACPEGVAVSGTSGSITILGNKQENAIPGPIPGPSLPMLLTIGEYYRLADDTLKNADRYILPGYSSEPDCFLGRNVVIQKGAEIRKPVMIGNNVQISAGSIIGPGAIIGSNIIIDRESVVSGSILMDNTFIGEQLEVKGRIADGSLLIDPESGATLQMEDPHLMSVIQPGASTKQIIRRLIHALAALALLIVLALPFLVLRPLLGLRRNWHTKKRLFPPGATAKKLTIEQVVIRPEGADGRLAIALSIDRYPSLFKVLGGKLRLIGHRPAVSSDTSTISSGCIAMNPAVFGYAETEEWPENERDELMVDHYHLLHSGSLNDIGLLLKALLNKKHM is encoded by the coding sequence ATGCTGGTGACACTCTGCAACAAGCCCTTCATAGAGTATCTTATCGACTTTGCCATTCTTTCCGGCAGCGAAGCCTTAAGGATCGCAAGCGACAGCCCGATCACCGACCTGGAAAACTACTGCGGGAACGGAAGCCGTTGGGGCATCACCATCGACTATGCACATATTCTTTTCGAAGATGACCAGGAACGGCTCCTCGAAAAGAACCGACAGTTCTGCTCCAGAGGCAAGACGATGCTGATTGAAAAAACGCTATTTGTGGCCTACGACAAAAAAAACGACTACAGACTATGGCTCAGGGCCTGTCCGGAAGGAGTCGCGGTTTCCGGCACGAGCGGATCAATCACCATCCTGGGTAACAAACAAGAGAACGCCATACCGGGACCCATTCCCGGGCCATCTCTTCCAATGCTCCTCACCATAGGGGAATACTACCGCCTTGCTGACGACACACTGAAGAACGCAGATCGCTACATCCTCCCTGGCTACAGCAGCGAGCCCGACTGTTTTCTTGGAAGAAATGTGGTCATCCAGAAAGGGGCAGAGATCCGCAAGCCCGTCATGATCGGCAACAATGTACAGATCTCGGCAGGCTCGATCATCGGCCCCGGTGCCATCATCGGCAGCAACATCATCATCGACAGGGAAAGCGTTGTTTCCGGAAGCATCCTCATGGACAACACCTTCATTGGCGAGCAGCTTGAAGTCAAAGGGAGGATTGCTGACGGCAGCCTCCTCATTGATCCCGAAAGCGGAGCGACGCTGCAGATGGAAGACCCTCATCTGATGAGCGTCATCCAGCCCGGTGCATCGACAAAGCAGATCATCCGCCGCCTTATCCACGCCCTTGCAGCCCTCGCCCTGCTCATCGTCCTTGCCCTCCCGTTCCTCGTTCTCCGTCCCCTGCTCGGATTGCGCAGGAACTGGCATACGAAGAAACGCCTCTTCCCGCCGGGAGCAACAGCAAAAAAACTCACCATTGAACAGGTCGTGATCAGACCCGAGGGAGCAGACGGCAGACTCGCCATTGCACTATCCATCGATCGATATCCCTCGCTTTTCAAGGTACTCGGCGGAAAACTCCGGCTGATCGGGCACCGTCCGGCAGTATCTTCGGATACATCAACAATCTCTTCAGGCTGTATCGCCATGAACCCTGCCGTTTTCGGTTATGCAGAAACTGAAGAGTGGCCCGAAAATGAGCGCGATGAACTGATGGTCGACCATTATCATCTTCTTCATAGCGGATCGCTTAACGACATCGGCCTGCTTCTGAAAGCTTTACTGAACAAAAAACATATGTAA
- a CDS encoding STAS domain-containing protein, whose amino-acid sequence MEFSVDTSAGVRVGVAILPERIDAASCAELQAAAAGWLKQTANLVFDCSGLDFIDSSGLGVLVSTLRKTIEQDGDLKLACLGMKASMLMELTKAKRLFSIHPDAVSAIAAFHGGVRQ is encoded by the coding sequence ATGGAATTCAGTGTCGACACATCAGCTGGAGTACGGGTAGGAGTGGCCATCCTTCCCGAACGCATCGACGCTGCCAGCTGTGCAGAGCTTCAGGCAGCGGCTGCGGGGTGGCTGAAACAGACGGCAAACCTGGTATTTGACTGCTCCGGCCTCGACTTCATCGACAGCAGCGGCCTCGGTGTTCTGGTTTCGACCCTAAGAAAGACCATTGAGCAAGATGGGGATCTCAAACTTGCCTGCCTCGGCATGAAAGCCTCCATGCTGATGGAGCTCACCAAGGCAAAACGGCTCTTTTCAATCCATCCTGATGCCGTATCTGCCATAGCGGCCTTCCATGGAGGAGTGCGGCAATGA
- a CDS encoding sugar transferase, translating to MELDPTVRKELIEKISETISPAAQRHRAMRVYIWEATVRVSYRLKRLLDITVSVAATILLMPVFLITAAAIWIENPGPVLFAQTRVGRNGRHFRFFKFRSMVVNADCMKDQLAAMNESAAGVIFKMKKDPRITKVGRIIRKLSIDELPQLLNVLKGDMSLVGPRPPLPREVAEYTLEERKRLHVMPGITCLWQVSGRSDIPFNEQVLLDMQYIQSSSITNDIALLLRTVPAVLTGRGAY from the coding sequence ATGGAACTCGACCCGACCGTCAGAAAAGAGCTGATCGAGAAAATCAGCGAGACCATCAGCCCTGCAGCCCAGAGACACAGGGCAATGCGGGTATACATCTGGGAAGCGACAGTCCGGGTCTCCTATAGACTGAAACGGCTGCTCGACATCACCGTATCGGTTGCTGCGACCATCCTGCTCATGCCGGTTTTCCTCATCACGGCGGCAGCAATCTGGATCGAGAACCCCGGACCGGTACTCTTTGCCCAAACCAGGGTGGGTCGGAACGGCAGGCACTTCAGGTTCTTCAAGTTCCGCTCCATGGTAGTCAATGCCGACTGCATGAAAGATCAGCTTGCCGCAATGAATGAATCAGCGGCCGGAGTGATTTTCAAGATGAAAAAAGACCCAAGGATTACGAAAGTAGGGCGTATAATCCGTAAGTTGAGCATCGATGAACTCCCTCAGCTGCTTAATGTGCTGAAAGGTGACATGAGTCTGGTGGGCCCGAGGCCTCCGCTTCCACGGGAAGTCGCGGAATACACCCTCGAAGAACGCAAACGGCTGCATGTCATGCCAGGCATCACCTGTCTCTGGCAGGTAAGCGGAAGAAGCGACATCCCGTTCAACGAACAGGTCCTGCTTGACATGCAGTATATTCAAAGTTCCAGCATCACCAACGACATCGCCCTGCTTCTCAGGACAGTTCCTGCAGTGCTTACTGGAAGGGGCGCATATTGA
- a CDS encoding sigma-54 interaction domain-containing protein, which produces MGISSILIIGGKPGTFRQTARAPFKVTYVDDAGDAAAMVRDDEIFQLAIITLSKTGPAVLPLCNSLLEATPPAKVMLVAGDDELQEILSWLAGLTPGDINSFTRSTAPLPEKEKTVTSALPSRFEGLIGESPEMKKVKTLIEKIAPTGTTILLQGESGTGKEVLARAIHRSSARSDRPFIPVDCAAISGTIIESELFGHAKGAFTGADRSTLGMIRSADKGTLFLDEIGELPMNMQAKLLRTLQERAVKPVGESRIYPVDIRIIAATNRNLAEGVKNGEFREDLYYRLNAITIYAPPLRERASDIPLICRHILNRLENEGFTQKTISERALTMLSAYGWPGNVRELENVMRRATMLTNGDTIDTDVLSFESGHMLALEACDVNPGSMASHEKEAIQKALQKTSGNRRAAADLLGISEATLYRRLKTYSI; this is translated from the coding sequence ATGGGCATATCCTCCATCCTCATCATCGGCGGCAAGCCCGGAACCTTCCGCCAAACCGCCCGGGCCCCCTTCAAAGTCACCTATGTGGATGATGCCGGGGATGCTGCGGCAATGGTCAGAGACGACGAAATATTCCAGCTTGCCATCATCACCCTCAGCAAAACCGGACCCGCTGTTCTCCCCTTATGCAACAGCCTGCTGGAAGCCACCCCACCGGCAAAAGTAATGTTAGTTGCGGGTGATGACGAACTGCAGGAGATACTTTCCTGGCTTGCAGGACTCACTCCCGGGGACATCAACAGCTTTACCCGCAGCACCGCGCCTCTGCCGGAGAAAGAAAAAACGGTTACGAGTGCACTCCCGTCCCGCTTCGAAGGCCTCATCGGGGAGTCGCCGGAAATGAAGAAGGTAAAGACCCTGATAGAAAAAATCGCGCCGACGGGCACGACTATTCTGCTGCAGGGGGAAAGCGGTACAGGGAAGGAGGTTCTTGCCAGAGCCATCCACCGCAGCAGCGCACGTAGCGACAGGCCGTTCATCCCGGTTGACTGCGCAGCAATCAGCGGCACGATTATCGAAAGCGAGTTGTTCGGCCATGCTAAAGGAGCGTTCACCGGAGCGGACCGCAGCACGCTCGGCATGATCCGCTCAGCCGACAAGGGAACATTATTCCTTGACGAAATCGGGGAACTCCCGATGAACATGCAGGCCAAACTCCTAAGGACTCTTCAGGAAAGAGCCGTCAAGCCGGTAGGCGAAAGCAGGATCTACCCCGTCGACATCCGCATTATCGCAGCAACAAATCGAAACCTCGCCGAAGGGGTCAAGAACGGGGAGTTCCGTGAAGACCTATACTACCGGCTCAATGCCATCACCATCTATGCCCCCCCCCTGCGCGAAAGAGCTTCAGACATCCCGCTGATCTGCCGCCACATCCTCAATCGCCTAGAGAACGAGGGATTTACACAAAAAACTATTTCAGAACGGGCATTGACCATGCTCTCGGCCTACGGATGGCCCGGCAATGTCAGGGAACTCGAAAATGTGATGCGCCGGGCCACCATGCTCACCAATGGCGACACCATTGATACAGACGTACTGTCCTTTGAATCTGGCCACATGCTTGCCCTTGAAGCCTGCGATGTCAATCCCGGAAGCATGGCTTCACATGAAAAAGAGGCTATCCAGAAAGCCCTGCAGAAAACCTCGGGGAACAGACGTGCCGCCGCCGACCTTCTCGGCATCAGCGAAGCGACCCTGTACCGCAGGCTCAAGACCTACAGCATCTGA
- a CDS encoding SLBB domain-containing protein encodes MHHKFSSPLIQPPVVKVLQCLFLALLLTSCAGLSPKPTKNPQSPPPGRDFTIKLPDKSPIFAKKEDLNKEISEAKPFEYRLGPGDIIGLKVWRRPELSEERMIISPDGFIATPRVGMLNVNGKTPDEVKESITTKLEVLYIKPEVTIQVHDFQNNKAYVLGNVNKPGLVRFSGRGTLLEGLSLAGGVPKEDRMTRCSIIRGNDQVIWIDLQDLLSNGNMSLNTTIHNNDIIYVPEHAHDMIYVMGEVKTPGAIPMHDGMSVLKAVMMAGGITRTGNEEKVFIIRQQDTNGTVAEINLKRLVENADFTRNYTLMPNDIIYVSPSGMAKFNYTLQDIMPTLQIINLGTSALNSVNSTIIIPSQP; translated from the coding sequence ATGCACCACAAATTTTCTTCTCCCCTGATACAACCGCCAGTCGTCAAGGTTTTACAGTGTCTTTTTCTGGCCTTGCTGCTCACCTCATGTGCGGGGCTTTCACCCAAGCCTACCAAAAACCCTCAATCACCGCCTCCCGGCAGGGACTTTACCATAAAGCTACCAGACAAATCCCCCATCTTCGCCAAGAAAGAAGACCTCAATAAAGAAATAAGCGAGGCAAAACCTTTCGAATACCGCCTCGGACCGGGAGACATCATCGGCCTCAAGGTTTGGCGACGCCCCGAACTCTCGGAAGAACGAATGATCATCTCTCCGGATGGGTTTATTGCTACCCCCAGGGTCGGAATGCTCAATGTCAACGGTAAAACCCCTGACGAAGTCAAAGAATCGATTACTACAAAACTTGAGGTCCTGTACATCAAACCGGAAGTCACCATACAGGTACATGATTTTCAGAATAACAAGGCCTATGTGCTTGGCAATGTCAACAAACCCGGGTTGGTACGATTCTCAGGCAGGGGGACGCTGCTCGAAGGCCTATCGCTTGCTGGCGGGGTCCCGAAAGAAGATCGTATGACCCGCTGTTCAATCATCAGGGGGAACGATCAGGTGATTTGGATCGATCTGCAGGATCTGCTCTCGAACGGAAATATGAGCCTGAATACCACCATCCACAACAACGATATCATTTATGTGCCGGAACACGCCCACGACATGATTTATGTCATGGGAGAAGTCAAGACGCCCGGGGCAATCCCCATGCATGACGGCATGAGCGTACTCAAGGCAGTCATGATGGCAGGCGGCATCACACGAACGGGCAATGAGGAAAAAGTCTTCATCATCCGTCAGCAGGATACGAATGGCACAGTGGCTGAAATCAACCTCAAAAGACTGGTTGAAAACGCTGATTTCACCCGAAACTATACCCTCATGCCCAACGACATCATATATGTCAGCCCCTCCGGCATGGCAAAGTTCAACTACACGCTTCAGGATATCATGC